In a genomic window of Halobiforma lacisalsi AJ5:
- a CDS encoding monovalent cation/H+ antiporter complex subunit F, translated as MSEATDPAVLETTIRAAIVVVSALCVFCSYRVIRGPTDPDRVVALDAIATNVVAIAVLFAIQTDRGLFLTVSLVLAIIAFIATVAVAKFVTEGEVIQ; from the coding sequence ATGAGTGAGGCCACCGATCCGGCCGTCCTCGAGACGACGATCCGGGCCGCGATCGTCGTCGTCAGCGCGCTCTGTGTCTTTTGCAGCTACCGGGTGATCCGCGGCCCGACGGATCCGGACCGGGTGGTCGCGCTCGATGCCATCGCGACGAACGTGGTTGCGATCGCGGTGCTGTTCGCGATCCAGACCGACCGCGGACTCTTCCTCACCGTTAGCCTGGTGCTCGCGATCATCGCCTTCATCGCGACCGTGGCTGTCGCCAAGTTCGTCACGGAAGGGGAG
- a CDS encoding Na+/H+ antiporter subunit E: MKVRTWPVAGVVFAVLWIFVRGIELESMTLLGQFLEGLVVGLPIAFVFRRLYAKRITVSRGRRVKPAVLYLLAFGWEVLRANVDMVYRVVAPSMPIEPEVVLVPLRAETDLAITLLANSVTLTPGTVALDYDEDVNALYVHAVDGRDPAAIVAPIRRWEDYALEIFDEDATPEDPAREFVVSGGERDKPEADERAGGYDE, from the coding sequence ATGAAGGTCCGAACCTGGCCCGTCGCCGGGGTCGTCTTCGCCGTCCTGTGGATCTTCGTCCGTGGGATCGAACTCGAGTCGATGACGCTGCTCGGTCAGTTCCTCGAGGGGCTCGTCGTCGGCTTACCGATCGCGTTCGTCTTCCGCCGGCTCTACGCGAAGCGGATCACCGTCTCGCGCGGACGACGCGTGAAACCCGCCGTGCTCTATCTGCTGGCGTTCGGGTGGGAGGTCCTCCGGGCGAACGTCGACATGGTCTATCGAGTGGTCGCACCCAGTATGCCGATCGAGCCCGAGGTCGTCCTCGTCCCGCTGCGGGCCGAGACCGACCTCGCGATCACGCTGCTTGCAAACAGCGTCACCCTCACGCCCGGAACCGTCGCGCTGGACTACGACGAAGACGTAAACGCCCTGTACGTCCACGCGGTCGACGGCCGCGACCCCGCGGCGATCGTCGCCCCGATCCGACGGTGGGAGGACTACGCCCTCGAGATCTTCGACGAGGACGCCACGCCCGAAGATCCGGCCCGGGAGTTCGTCGTCTCGGGCGGGGAAAGGGACAAACCGGAGGCCGACGAACGCGCAGGTGGGTACGATGAGTGA